In one Mesorhizobium australicum genomic region, the following are encoded:
- a CDS encoding Uma2 family endonuclease → MPDAPRKPATYADLEAVPPHLVAEIIDGELMTHPRPSPRHGVTAASLGDELTGPFQKGRGGPGGWVFAVEPEIKFGGDILVPDLAGWRRERLPGLPARNFFEIAPDWVCEILSGSTEKRDRTLKKRIYGLHGVGHFWLIDPRLQLLEAFELRNGFWTDVGTWNSADEVRAPPFDAISFSLADLWPLDPPLGFNEDPTPYYAGDR, encoded by the coding sequence ATGCCTGACGCTCCTAGAAAGCCTGCGACCTACGCCGACCTGGAAGCGGTCCCCCCACATCTGGTCGCGGAGATCATCGACGGCGAACTGATGACCCATCCAAGGCCGTCGCCGCGACATGGAGTAACGGCAGCAAGCCTAGGTGACGAGTTGACGGGTCCGTTTCAGAAAGGCCGGGGCGGACCGGGCGGATGGGTGTTTGCCGTCGAACCGGAAATCAAGTTTGGCGGGGATATTCTAGTACCCGATCTCGCAGGCTGGCGGCGCGAACGTCTGCCCGGACTGCCCGCCCGGAATTTCTTCGAAATTGCGCCGGACTGGGTGTGCGAAATCCTGTCCGGGTCGACCGAGAAGCGCGACCGGACATTGAAGAAGCGGATCTACGGACTTCACGGCGTAGGCCATTTTTGGCTGATCGATCCACGGCTACAACTGCTCGAAGCGTTTGAGTTGAGGAATGGATTCTGGACCGATGTCGGAACCTGGAACTCCGCCGACGAGGTCAGAGCCCCGCCCTTCGATGCCATTTCCTTTTCCCTAGCCGACCTCTGGCCGCTCGACCCGCCGCTCGGCTTCAACGAAGACCCTACGCCCTATTACGCCGGAGACCGCTAG